One part of the Ornithodoros turicata isolate Travis chromosome 2, ASM3712646v1, whole genome shotgun sequence genome encodes these proteins:
- the LOC135386257 gene encoding uncharacterized protein LOC135386257: MQLVREILEDCTTSEPSKKDAEVMSIISAYTPSGTWPMRREKIATQDIWLMAGRILKDFGINALVKATFHSRPTGKLLVIDSADVIYVEKDNDQILHTVKQATDDFLTRAHSSADEESIAQNIVDVALALGTAGPRKREPRLLNASKVHHGVILLLKTVFYKVPSIIMLESRDVLVSVTRTVNRYSSAVIDYLAFRILLYFAPFLGIPALIDLFPLTLSTTPTDPERLCSRLLEHVFPIAYMRALSLALGQLALIHTWTSQVESHFLAYLPTLAWLTGVRGGKWEALLAKHRLQKTLKLAHFFPLRASSDKTWRTHAKRLRTSLLKVPSTLDRVRTAARIVTKESYIGSALAVEVEYFARRRFMHVPVGIWNMSVPPNSTHSAFHMARYAVRIYRSLLRVLRPNGNFDDTPLYSHASNQRLRFLYRCLEDDIRAMPQQLRSGLDLRIQGNVPSGTSRRGDTGSPSFPAPAHYEEDMGNRLPS, translated from the exons ATGCAGCTGGTTAGAGAGATCCTTGAGGACTGCACGACATCGGAACCTTCTAAGAAGGACGCCGAAGTTATGAGCATAATCTCAGCGTacaccccttctgggacctggCCAATGAGGCGCGAAAAGATTGCCACGCAGGATATTTGGCTAATGGCTGGTCGTATCTTGAAGGATTTTGGGATAAACGCTTTAGTCAAAGCCACTTTTCATTCGAGACCGACAGGGAAATTGTTGGTTATTGATTCTGCAGACGTAATTTACGTGGAGAAGGACAACGATCAAATACTCCACACTGTGAAACAAGCCACCGATGACTTTTTGACACGTGCGCACTCCAGTGCTGATGAGGAGTCTATCGCTCAGAACATCGTAGACGTGGCACTTGCTCTTGGAACTGCGGGGCCTCGCAAACGAGAACCACGTCTACTAAATGCCTCTAAGGTGCATCACGGCGTGATCTTGCTCTTGAAAACAGTGTTCTACAAAGTTCCTTCGATTATTATGTTAGAATCGAGAGACGTCCTTGTCTCCGTCACAAGGACGGTCAACCGTTACTCATCCGCTGTCATCGACTATTTGGCATTTAGGATTCTCCTGTACTTCGCTCCTTTCTTGGGGATTCCCGCGTTGATCGACCTCTTTCCGCTGACTCTCTCGACGACGCCGACAGATCCTGAGCGACTGTGCTCCAGACTCTTGGAGCACGTGTTCCCGATAGCGTACATGCGAGCCTTGTCTCTCGCGTTAGGGCAACTGGCTCTGATTCATACGtggacgtcacaagtggaaagCCACTTTCTCGCGTATCTGCCAACGCTTGCCTGGTTGACGGGGGTAAGAGGAGGCAAATGGGAAGCTCTCCTCGCTAAACATCGTTTACAGAAAACGCTCAAGTTGGCACATTTCTTTCCACTTCGCGCTTCAAGCGACAAGACTTGGAGAACCCACGCGAAGCGGCTTCGTACGTCGCTGTTGAAAGTGCCTAGCACACTGGACCGTGTGAGAACTGCGGCGCGAATCGTAACCAAGGAAAGCTACATAGGATCTGCTCTTGCGGTTGAG GTCGAGTACTTCGCCAGGCGCAGGTTTATGCACGTCCCCGTTGGAATTTGGAACATGAGTGTACCTCCCAACAGCACACACTCTGCCTTCCACATGGCACGCTATGCCGTCCGCATCTACAGAAGCCTTCTACGCGTACTGCGACCGAACGGCAACTTCGATGACACTCCGCTCTATAGCCATGCTTCGAACCAAAGGCTGCGCTTTCTTTACCGATGCCTAGAAGACGATATTCGAGCGATGCCGCAGCAGTTGAGAAGTGGCCTCGATCTCCGCATACAGGGCAACGTCCCTTCTGGAACAAGCCGTCGCGGTGATACTGGCTCACCGAGCTTTCCAGCACCTGCTCACTACGAAGAGGATATGGGGAATAGACTTCCGTCTTAA